The genome window ACATTATACGATCACAAATTAAATTTACCAGTAATAGAACAAATAGTCCCCAATAAAGAATACACAACCATAAAACAATTTTTAACAGAATCAACAAAAAATATAACCCTAATTGCAATAACTACAGATCATCTGAGAGAATATAAAACTATAATTGATAAATCCGGGGCCAAACACCAATTATGTCTCTTTCACTTATTTAAAATGATAAGTGATAAAATATACCATTCATCACATTCAAATAAAATCTCAAAACGGGATAAAAAGCGTTTAGATAAATATTTCAAAGAAATACAAGAAATATTCAATACAAACAATGAAAAAGTAGCAATAAACAGATTAGAACAATTACTAACAAAATTTAATGATATTCCTAAAGTTTTACAACGAATAATCACTAAAAAAATCATTCCTGACTTTCAAAGACTCACACAATTCATGCAAGACCC of Methanobacterium alcaliphilum contains these proteins:
- a CDS encoding IS66 family transposase, coding for TLYDHKLNLPVIEQIVPNKEYTTIKQFLTESTKNITLIAITTDHLREYKTIIDKSGAKHQLCLFHLFKMISDKIYHSSHSNKISKRDKKRLDKYFKEIQEIFNTNNEKVAINRLEQLLTKFNDIPKVLQRIITKKIIPDFQRLTQFMQDPNISKTNNPVENYYRQTFPKSIKKIFKTIHGTINYLRRKMQNWTQK